The Mercurialis annua linkage group LG2, ddMerAnnu1.2, whole genome shotgun sequence genome contains a region encoding:
- the LOC126668617 gene encoding putative wall-associated receptor kinase-like 16, which yields MANYRVLVVLVLISVLLDAALAQTKPGCPNHCGDVTIPYPFGVGEGCYLDQSFQISCNSSSNKPYLHQHTNATVLDISVESGELRVLSQMVSECYDDSYQTNWILLNFSPFTVSSTRNKMVAVGCDTVAAVSGLEFYNVTGCFSLCSNLSDVNSSCIGKGCCETTISQGNTEIAIVTNSYQNYTNVSTFSPCSYAFVVEQGNYTFSFTDLLNLKNGKEFPVILDWGVGNITCEKAQRNKEKYACKENSECFDPDNAYGYRCICSVGYQGNPYLPHGCQGTRIISEKPNLYCNYIAYRQYLFIFNDILFVGVSIGILILLLAVSWLYFVLRKRRLLHLKEKYFQENGGYLFMQKNSGQNSTKAAKIYTENDLKKATDNFHESQILGKGGQGIVYKGTLPDNQIVAVKKSKIGDDTQVEGFINEVMILSQINHRNIVKLLGCCLETQVPLLVYEFVTNGTLFDHIHSDNGTNGRILIPWETRLRIATEVAEALSYMHSAASTPIIHRDIKSANILLDKNYTAKVSDFGASKLIPLDKSELTTLVQGTFGYLDPEYFYSSQLTEKSDVYSFGVVLIELLTRKKPISFTRIEEERNLAMYFVTSIQENRLLQVVDYLLINEKNNEDIKRVAMLAKRCVSVRGDERPKMKDVAIELRGLCSTENHPWEKNDLLCEQETQGLLPNSSKNAIDAMNDSIVKSVIFEIGRGR from the exons ATTGTGGGGACGTCACTATTCCATACCCATTCGGTGTTGGAGAAGGGTGTTACCTTGATCAAAGCTTCCAAATAAGCTGCAACTCCTCCTCCAACAAACCCTACTTACATCAACATACCAATGCGACTGTTCTTGATATTTCAGTCGAAAGCGGAGAGCTTAGGGTTTTATCACAAATGGTGTCCGAATGTTACGACGATTCGTATCAGACCAATTGGATTCTGCTTAATTTCTCTCCTTTCACAGTTTCTAGCACCAGAAATAAAATGGTCGCCGTAGGATGTGATACTGTTGCTGCTGTCAGCGGATTGGAGTTTTATAACGTCACCGGTTGTTTTTCTCTGTGTTCTAATCTGAGTGATGTTAATAGTTCTTGCATTGGTAAAGGTTGCTGTGAAACAACCATATCTCAAG GAAATACAGAAATTGCTATCGTGACCAATAGTTATCAAAACTACACAAACGTATCGACATTCAGTCCATGCAGTTACGCATTCGTGGTTGAGCAGGGAAACTACACTTTCTCTTTTACCGATTTGTTGAATTtgaaaaatggaaaagaatttCCGGTGATTCTCGATTGGGGGGTTGGAAATATAACGTGTGAAAAAGCTCAAAGAAACAAAGAAAAGTATGCGTGTAAAGAGAACAGTGAGTGTTTTGATCCTGATAATGCTTATGGATATCGGTGCATCTGTTCTGTAGGTTATCAAGGGAATCCCTATCTACCACATGGTTGCCAAGGTACGCGAATTATATCTgaaaa gcctaat CTATACTGTAATTACATAGCCTATAGACAatacttatttattttcaatgatATTCTGTTTGTAGGTGTAAGTATAGGCATCCTTATCCTTCTTTTGGCTGTATCTTGGCTATACTTTGTATTAAGAAAAAGGAGACTTCTTCACCTTAAAGAAAAATACTTTCAAGAAAATGGTGGTTATTTGTTCATGCAAAAGAATTCTGGTCAAAACTCTACCAAAGCAGCAAAAATATACACTGAAAATGATCTGAAAAAAGCAACAGATAACTTCCATGAAAGTCAAATTTTAGGTAAAGGTGGACAAGGCATAGTCTACAAAGGTACATTACCAGATAATCAAATAGTTGCTGTCAAGAAATCAAAAATTGGAGATGACACCCAAGTCGAAGGGTTCATTAATGAAGTTATGATTTTATCCCAAATCAATCATAGAAATATAGTCAAACTATTGGGTTGTTGCTTGGAGACTCAAGTCCCGTTGCTCGTTTATGAGTTCGTGACGAACGGAACCCTATTTGATCATATTCATAGTGATAATGGTACCAACGGGAGAATTTTAATTCCTTGGGAAACACGTTTAAGAATTGCAACTGAAGTCGCGGAAGCACTTTCTTACATGCATTCGGCTGCTTCTACTCCTATTATTCATCGCGATATTAAGTCTGCAAACATACTTTTAGACAAGAATTACACTGCAAAGGTATCTGATTTCGGAGCTTCGAAGTTGATTCCTTTAGACAAAAGTGAGTTGACAACACTAGTGCAAGGAACTTTTGGATATTTAGATCCTGAGTACTTTTATTCGAGCCAGTTGACCGAAAAGAGCGATGTTTATAGTTTTGGAGTTGTTCTTATAGAGCTATTAACAAGAAAGAAGCCGATATCTTTTACAAGAATAGAAGAAGAGAGGAATTTGGCAATGTATTTTGTTACTTCAATTCAAGAAAATCGATTGCTTCAAGTTGTCGATTATCTATTAATAAATGAGAAGAATAATGAGGACATAAAGAGAGTGGCAATGCTGGCAAAAAGGTGTGTAAGTGTAAGAGGAGATGAAAGGCCTAAAATGAAGGATGTGGCAATTGAATTAAGAGGATTATGTTCAACAGAAAATCATCCATGGgagaaaaatgatttattatgtGAACAAGAAACTCAAGGCTTGCTTCCAAATTCATCTAAAAACGCTATTGATGCTATGAATGATAGTATAGTAAAATCTGTCATTTTCGAAATTGGAAGAGGCCGTTGA